In one window of Gymnogyps californianus isolate 813 chromosome 9, ASM1813914v2, whole genome shotgun sequence DNA:
- the NEXMIF gene encoding neurite extension and migration factor, producing the protein MDDQQEQDCASEDQETILINGVKENESHALDGDERPCTAAEAAVTFSALTTAQKENHACHRALPPLTSKKPCLLSPPSPLRLTDVPEHASDDSSAHAISLTSCVTKGMSSWSLPGDCEKAPFTMMEPGGMSALTGDCLMQPSRTCLGCFIESKDGIDAEPGISLKVGDINRDYDTCSVSDIGIHCMSTGETMRYGDQLLSDQLLSFPMHKSRAADKRDAEKSDSDSEDPTQKNYYEGLLLDKCNGEEPLLTNPNQEWGYFESFISESKIELLDLCSKNELSVNLFSEEDVDNYMFDDDDSTLGSDVCSLKIRYESFQDNVREKTTTLQEDAQFNFFPSVFSNCTKRDSRSTLKRGPSGATDPSQFKSEEGIIWGEEEEDGEEEDGEEEEKAALNKSCNSTEMVQYVGSKRSHFLDSVNSTEDSGEFSDDSTCTESSYDVLRDIKDCSRYLSRDHSGSFIQQNYGLRAKRKVRYSDDYLYDVDSIENEKILDKKEWLPDGPKEEDDDEWCPKKRRKVSRKEPPVIIKYIIINRFKGEKHMLVKLSKVDANETTVTLNEELLSKYKKLAPLKGFWQERQQSRLDLLRSSLYHKQNFYLNGSDASFLPHPRKRKCKLANRHRIQRIKAIEQSVNKLGSCSADHKQPCSSKEDTGLKGLPALAIATPSCANGLHVHDITGIAAVKCKSQEREHKGTERKVLRRIKFKSEARLKCKKIKAATSTAEGSPALENQDSAARLKDENVPCASDSSHLPECHEDKVAKNSPFLPSTSSSDKPLPSANITTNVPLIPGGYLQTLLDASDLSSNTGISYFAQHPSEQQQQHPLPSIVPAEKPFPALQPAQSCVLSPPSESELQQSPGHLEMEQSSFGSMWPASKAAGSNRQDFAGDMREAARLPSEFGGGGATGADGLPASGYTQVNLNSSKLLYQKNYMPDSQQVQSDDSYQSCHFNNGEGRFHFQRGTLSTDDGRLISFDSVGSLSVSSSNYSSLSLKSCEKDSEDDINDDFLAHCSPKLVIQQSIDEITPLKESTDLLDISNFTPDKFRQSSLSEMSPPDTPNLSPQIAGSDAKPLGTLKGFQESPQAALNSSEKVKWNCGVLQTEDQADNGFALNNHQFQFHMFNDEDSVSLLEKSPCLSTFNEPSGQISTNSKVSKSKRKSSSSKNVGTNQSSSQKATRKKSPKTNKGTDKPQGKNSRQAPKSARKGKTAVGVNGEKAPAVGGRAVNQLSNVATATKGLAESVQHCSPAGVKLGKHNGLSGEWALGKEGGAGWSEASLGNATSLLDDDQREFEEPSNILSNIASGMADVQRFMMASIEPLWGPVGHNSVPDIFRSPESNSLKLKTLKILAGTSQESKKKANGGSPGAAKNHKSNNKGSSKNGKAATCDPGRPNCSTGYATDIHAPFFDKNYSNLSTLGNNGPTHKKLYRHKSSSKSLRDENCKIKRTDREQPHKDPPVTAAFEKLRESDSILLKAETTFLGFPVFEEETPFSRKTVDVCFFFFFRLGFFSRRFLFEICLVVC; encoded by the exons ATGGATGACCAACAAGAGCAGGATTGTGCCTCAGAAGACCAAGAAACTATCCTGATTAATGGggtgaaagaaaatg AATCGCACGCCCTGGACGGCGATGAGAGGCCTTGCACCGCCGCCGAGGCCGCGGTCACGTTCTCAGCCTTGACGACAGCTCAGAAGGAAAACCACGCGTGCCACCGGGCGCTGCCTCCCCTGACTTCAAAGAAGCCCTGCTTGCTGAGCCCCCCGTCGCCTCTGAGGCTCACGGATGTACCCGAGCACGCCTCGGATGACTCCTCCGCCCACGCCATCTCCCTCACGTCCTGCGTGACAAAGGGCATGAGCTCCTGGTCGCTGCCGGGCGACTGCGAGAAGGCTCCCTTCACCATGATGGAGCCCGGAGGCATGTCGGCGTTGACGGGTGACTGCTTGATGCAGCCGAGCCGGACCTGTCTGGGCTGCTTTATTGAATCAAAGGACGGCATTGATGCAGAGCCGGGAATAAGCTTGAAAGTGGGGGATATAAATAGGGATTATGACACCTGTTCGGTCTCTGATATAGGGATTCACTGCATGAGCACAGGAGAAACCATGAGATACGGGGATCAACTGCTTTCAGACCAGCTTTTAAGCTTCCCTATGCATAAATCGAGGGCAGCGGAcaaaagagatgcagaaaaatcTGACAGTGATTCAGAGGACCCCACTCAGAAAAATTATTACGAGGGATTACTATTAGACAAATGCAATGGTGAGGAACCTTTACTAACAAATCCCAACCAGGAATGGGGCTATTTTGAATCTTTCATTAGTGAAAGTAAAATTGAGCTGCTTGACCTCTGCTCCAAAAATGAGCTTTCTGTAAATCTGTTTTCCGAGGAAGACGTGGATAATTACATGTTCGATGACGACGATTCCACCTTGGGAAGCGATGTCTGCTCCCTAAAGATTAGATACGAATCTTTCCAGGACAACGTGCGGGAGAAGACCACCACCCTACAAGAGGACGCTCAGTTCAACTTCTTCCCCAGCGTGTTCAGCAACTGCACCAAAAGGGACAGCAGGAGCACCCTGAAAAGGGGGCCCAGCGGTGCCACCGACCCTTCTCAATTCAAATCTGAAGAAGGCATCatctggggggaggaggaagaggatggcgAGGAAGAGGAtggcgaggaggaggagaaagctgcCTTAAATAAATCTTGCAACAGCACGGAGATGGTGCAGTACGTGGGCTCCAAGAGGAGCCACTTCTTGGACTCGGTGAATTCCACGGAGGACTCCGGGGAGTTCAGCGACGACAGCACTTGCACAGAGTCCTCCTACGACGTGCTGCGGGATATCAAGGACTGCAGCCGGTACCTGTCGCGGGACCACTCCGGCTCCTTCATTCAGCAGAACTACGGGTTGCGGGCGAAGAGGAAAGTGCGATACAGCGACGACTACCTGTACGATGTGGACTCCATCGAGAACGAGAAGATCCTGGACAAGAAGGAGTGGCTCCCGGATGGGCCCAAGGAAGAGGACGATGACGAGTGGTGCCCCAAGAAACGGCGAAAAGTGTCTCGCAAGGAGCCCCCCGTTATCATCAAGTACATCATCATTAACAGGTTTAAAGGGGAGAAGCATATGCTGGTGAAGCTCAGCAAAGTGGATGCCAACGAGACAACTGTTACCCTAAACGAGGAGCTGCTCAGTAAATACAAGAAGCTGGCCCCACTGAAGGGCTTCTGGcaagagaggcagcagagccggcTGGATTTGCTCAGATCGTCTCTCTACCACAAGCAGAATTTCTATCTTAACGGCTCAGATGCTTCGTTCCTCCCTCACCCACGGAAGCGAAAATGCAAGCTAGCAAACAGGCACCGGATTCAAAGAATTAAAGCCATCGAGCAATCAGTGAACAAGCTGGGCTCTTGCTCCGCTGATCACAAGCAGCCTTGCAGCAGTAAAGAGGACACGGGCCTGAAAGGGCTGCCGGCGTTAGCCATCGCCACTCCCAGCTGTGCCAACGGATTACACGTACATGACATCACGGGCATCGCCGCCGTGAAATGCAAATCGCAGGAGCGGGAGCACAAGGGGACCGAGAGGAAAGTGCTCCGCAGAATCAAATTCAAAAGTGAAGCCAGGTTGAAGTGCAAGAAGATCAAAGCTGCTACCAGTACAGCGGAGGGCTCCCCGGCGCTGGAAAACCAGGACTCTGCAGCGCGTCTGAAGGACGAAAACGTTCCTTGTGCTTCAGACAGCTCCCATCTCCCGGAGTGCCACGAGGATAAGGTTGCTAAAAATTCTCCTTTCCTACCATCCACCTCCTCTTCAGACAAGCCTCTGCCATCTGCTAATATCACCACCAATGTACCCCTGATCCCCGGAGGGTATCTGCAGACGTTGTTAGATGCTTCTGATTTGTCGAGCAACACCGGTATCTCATACTTCGCCCAGCATCCCtccgagcagcagcagcagcacccgcTCCCCAGCATCGTCCCGGCAGAAAAGCCCTTCCCGGCTCTGCAGCCGGCGCAGAGCTGCGTGCTCTCCCCGCCCTCCGAGTCGGAGCTGCAGCAGTCGCCCGGCCACTTGGAGatggagcagagcagcttcGGTAGCATGTGGCCGGCCAGCAAGGCTGCCGGCAGCAACCGCCAGGACTTCGCCGGCGACATGCGGGAGGCGGCCAGGCTGCCAAGCGAGTTTGGCGGCGGCGGTGCCACGGGTGCAGACGGCCTCCCCGCCTCTGGATATACTCAAGTCAACCTGAATAGCAGCAAATTGCTAtaccaaaaaaattacatgcCGGATAGCCAACAAGTGCAGTCTGATGATTCTTATCAGTCATGTCATTTTAATAATGGAGAGGGGCGCTTTCATTTCCAACGAGGTACACTAAGTACAGATGATGGCAGGCTCATTAGTTTTGATTCAGTGGGTTCATTGTCAGTTAGTTCTAGCAATTACAGTTCTTTAAGTTTAAAGTCTTGCGAAAAGGACAGCGAGGATGATATTAATGATGATTTCTTGGCCCACTGCAGTCCCAAGCTAGTGATCCAGCAGAGCATAGATGAAATCACCCCTTTGAAGGAGTCCACGGACCTTTTAGACATTTCCAACTTCACGCCTGATAAGTTCCGCCAGTCGTCGCTTTCGGAGATGTCCCCTCCGGACACTCCCAACCTGTCCCCGCAGATAGCTGGCTCCGACGCCAAGCCTCTGGGCACCCTGAAGGGCTTTCAGGAGAGCCCCCAGGCTGCCCTCAACAGCTCTGAGAAGGTCAAGTGGAACTGTGGGGTCCTGCAGACCGAGGATCAGGCAGATAACGGGTTTGCTTTAAATAATCACCAGTTCCAGTTCCATATGTTCAACGATGAAGATTCTGTCAGCCTTCTCGAAAAGAGTCCATGCTTGTCAACATTTAATGAGCCATCTGGTCAAATTAGCACCAATAGCAAAGTGTCAAAATCGAAGAGGAAAAGTTCATCCAGCAAGAATGTGGGTACAAACCAAAGCTCTTCCCAGAAAGCCACCCGGAAAAAATCGCCCAAAACCAACAAAGGAACCGATAAGCCGCAAGGGAAAAACTCCAGGCAGGCGCCCAAATCTGCCAGGAAAGGGAAAACGGCGGTGGGAGTCAACGGCGAGAAGGCTCCAGCCGTTGGCGGCAGGGCGGTCAACCAGCTGAGCAACGTGGCCACCGCCACCAAGGGCCTTGCCGAGAGCGTTCAGCATTGCAGCCCGGCCGGGGTGAAACTGGGCAAGCACAACGGGCTCTCCGGAGAGTGGGCGCTGGGAAAAGAGGGGGGCGCGGGCTGGTCGGAAGCCAGCCTGGGCAACGCCACCAGCCTCCTGGACGACGATCAGAGGGAGTTTGAGGAACCTTCCAACATCCTCTCCAACATCGCGTCGGGAATGGCGGATGTCCAGAGGTTTATGATGGCCTCCATCGAGCCCTTGTGGGGGCCTGTTGGCCACAACAGCGTTCCAGACATATTCCGGTCACCGGAGTCCAACAGCCTGAAACTGAAAACTCTTAAAATTTTGGCAGGGACGTCCCAAGAGTCAAAGAAGAAGGCGAACGGCGGCTCGCCGGGGGCGGCGAAGAACCACAAGTCGAACAACAAGGGCTCAAGCAAAAACGGCAAAGCCGCAACCTGCGACCCCGGTCGCCCCAACTGCTCGACCGGGTACGCCACGGACATTCACGCTCCCTTTTTTGATAAAAACTATAGTAACCTGAGCACTTTAGGCAATAACGGACCTACCCATAAAAAACTCTACCGTCATAAATCCAGTTCGAAATCGCTGAGGGATGagaactgtaaaataaagcGAACGGACCGCGAACAGCCCCACAAGGACCCCCCCGTGACAGCTGCTTTTGAGAAACTGAG